One window from the genome of Osmerus eperlanus chromosome 3, fOsmEpe2.1, whole genome shotgun sequence encodes:
- the abcb6b gene encoding ATP-binding cassette sub-family B member 6 isoform X2 has protein sequence MASKLAKGDGITLSVEVNPSRGDQPEVREGRGVQEKSPESTWHGFRQKIRFLVPYLWPLGSALLQGLVMLCLALLATERLINVFVPIYSKNIVNELTSGSSWSSLATTVCVYTLLKFLQGGGAGASGFVSNLRSFLWVRVQQYTSRVVQVRLFAHLHGLSLRWHLERHTGDVLRSVDRGTSSINNLLSYILFSILPTIADIIIAIIYFVSYFSVWFGLIVLICMVLYLTCTILITEWRTKYRRAMNTQDNAAKSKAVDSLLNFETVKYYNAENYEVCCFEEAILKYQESEWKTNASLALLNQTQNLIIGCGLLAGSLLCAHLVSQKTFQVGDYVLFGTYIIQLYTPLNWFGTYYRLIQSSFIDMENMFKLLTEEKEVKDDVDAAELVLTSGQVDFDRVCFSYSEGSLILHDVSFTVLPGQTLALVGQSGSGKSTILRLLFRFYDLQAGSIHIDGQDISKVSQSSLRSYIGVVPQDTVLFNDTIGNNIRYGRVTASKQEVEDAALAADIHDKILTLPEGYETQVGERGLKLSGGEKQRVAIARTILKDPRIILLDEATSALDTQTERNIQASLATVCSNRTTIVVAHRLSTIVGCDQILVVDEGRIAERGRHEELLAQGGLYAAMWLKQQNSETDTQTDQR, from the exons ATGGCTAGCAAACTTGCCAAAGGAGATGGAATCACTCTATCTGTTGAGGTTAAC CCCAGCAGAGGTGATCAGCCCGAGGTCCGAGAGGGCAGGGGTGTCCAGGAGAAGAGCCCTGAGTCTACGTGGCATGGCTTCAGGCAGAAGATTCGCTTTCTGGTGCCCTACCTCTGGCCCCTGGGCAGTGCCTTGCTGCAAGGGTTGGTGATGCTGTGCCTGGCCCTGCTAGCCACTGAGAGACTCATCAATGTGTTTGTACCCATCTACTCCAAGAACATAG tAAATGAGTTGACTTCAGGGAGCAGCTGGAGCTCATTGGCCACAACGGTGTGTGTTTACACTCTGCTGAAGTTCCTGCAGGGCGGAGGGGCAG GCGCGTCGGGGTTCGTCAGCAACCTGCGCTCCTTCCTGTGGGTGCGGGTGCAGCAGTACACCAGCAGGGTGGTCCAGGTGCGCCTGTTTGCCCACCTGCACGGCCTGTCGCTGCGCTGGCACCTGGAGCGCCACACCGGAGACGTCCTGCGGAGCGTGGACCGCGGCACGTCTTCCATCAACAACCTGCTCAG cTATATCCTTTTCAGTATCCTGCCCACCATTGCTGACATCATCATTGCCATCATCTACTTTGTCTCTTACTTCAGTGTGTGGTTTGGTCTGATCGTCCTCATCTGCATGGTGCTCTACCTCA CCTGCACCATCTTGATCACTGAGTGGAGGACCAAGTACAGGCGCGCCATGAACACCCAGGACAACGCCGCCAAGTCCAAGGCTGTCGACTCTCTGCTCAACTTTGAGACG GTGAAATATTACAATGCAGAGAACTATGAAGTGTGTTGCTTTGAGGAGGCTATTCTCAAATACCAG gagagtgaaTGGAAGACCAATGCTTCCCTTGCCCTGCTTAACCAGACCCAGAACCTGATCATTGGCTGTGGTCTTCTGGCAGGCTCCCTGCTCTGTGCCCACCTTGTATCCCAGAAGACCTTTCAG GTTGGAGACTACGTCCTCTTTGGAACCTACATCATTCAACTGTATACTCCGCTCAACTGGTTTGGGACCTATTACAG ACTGATCCAGAGTTCCTTTATTGACATGGAGAACATGTTTAAGCTCCtaacagaggagaaggag GTGAAGGACGATGTGGACGCCGCAGAGTTGGTGCTGACCTCCGGCCAGGTGGACTTCGACAGAGTGTGTTTCAGCTACTCTGAAGG gagTCTGATTCTCCATGACGTCTCCTTCACTGTTCTGCCTGGTCAGACTCTGGCTCTG gttgGCCAGTCAGGGTCGGGTAAAAGCACTATCCTTCGTCTGCTCTTTCGCTTCTACGACCTTCAGGCAGGAAGTATCCACATCGATGGTCAGGACATCTCTAAG GTGAGCCAGTCGTCTCTTCGCTCCTACATCGGTGTGGTTCCTCAGGACACGGTTCTCTTCAACGACACCATCGGCAACAACATACGCTACGGGCGCGTCACCgcaagcaaacaggaagtggaggacgCGGCCCTCGCCGCTGACATCCACGACAAGATCCTGACTCTGCCTGAGG GCTACGAGACTCAGGTAGGGGAGAGAGGTCTGAAGCTGAGCgggggggagaaacagagagtggcTATCGCCCGCACCATCCTCAAAGACCCCCGGATCATCCTACTGGACGAG GCCACCTCCGCCCTGGACACCCAGACGGAGCGCAACATCCAGGCCTCTCTAGCCACCGTGTGCTCCAACCGGACCACCATCGTGGTGGCTCACAG ATTGTCCACCATTGTTGGCTGTGACCAGATCCTGGTAGTGGATGAGGGCCGTattgcagagagagggag aCATGAGGAGCTGCTGGCCCAGGGAGGGTTGTATGCAGCCATGTGGCTGAAACAACAGAactcagagacagacacacaaactgaccAGAGATGA
- the abcb6b gene encoding ATP-binding cassette sub-family B member 6 isoform X1, with translation MASKLAKGDGITLSVEVNPSRGDQPEVREGRGVQEKSPESTWHGFRQKIRFLVPYLWPLGSALLQGLVMLCLALLATERLINVFVPIYSKNIVNELTSGSSWSSLATTVCVYTLLKFLQGGGAGASGFVSNLRSFLWVRVQQYTSRVVQVRLFAHLHGLSLRWHLERHTGDVLRSVDRGTSSINNLLSYILFSILPTIADIIIAIIYFVSYFSVWFGLIVLICMVLYLTCTILITEWRTKYRRAMNTQDNAAKSKAVDSLLNFETVKYYNAENYEVCCFEEAILKYQESEWKTNASLALLNQTQNLIIGCGLLAGSLLCAHLVSQKTFQVGDYVLFGTYIIQLYTPLNWFGTYYRLIQSSFIDMENMFKLLTEEKEVKDDVDAAELVLTSGQVDFDRVCFSYSEGASLFSEAVLYVCVSRSLILHDVSFTVLPGQTLALVGQSGSGKSTILRLLFRFYDLQAGSIHIDGQDISKVSQSSLRSYIGVVPQDTVLFNDTIGNNIRYGRVTASKQEVEDAALAADIHDKILTLPEGYETQVGERGLKLSGGEKQRVAIARTILKDPRIILLDEATSALDTQTERNIQASLATVCSNRTTIVVAHRLSTIVGCDQILVVDEGRIAERGRHEELLAQGGLYAAMWLKQQNSETDTQTDQR, from the exons ATGGCTAGCAAACTTGCCAAAGGAGATGGAATCACTCTATCTGTTGAGGTTAAC CCCAGCAGAGGTGATCAGCCCGAGGTCCGAGAGGGCAGGGGTGTCCAGGAGAAGAGCCCTGAGTCTACGTGGCATGGCTTCAGGCAGAAGATTCGCTTTCTGGTGCCCTACCTCTGGCCCCTGGGCAGTGCCTTGCTGCAAGGGTTGGTGATGCTGTGCCTGGCCCTGCTAGCCACTGAGAGACTCATCAATGTGTTTGTACCCATCTACTCCAAGAACATAG tAAATGAGTTGACTTCAGGGAGCAGCTGGAGCTCATTGGCCACAACGGTGTGTGTTTACACTCTGCTGAAGTTCCTGCAGGGCGGAGGGGCAG GCGCGTCGGGGTTCGTCAGCAACCTGCGCTCCTTCCTGTGGGTGCGGGTGCAGCAGTACACCAGCAGGGTGGTCCAGGTGCGCCTGTTTGCCCACCTGCACGGCCTGTCGCTGCGCTGGCACCTGGAGCGCCACACCGGAGACGTCCTGCGGAGCGTGGACCGCGGCACGTCTTCCATCAACAACCTGCTCAG cTATATCCTTTTCAGTATCCTGCCCACCATTGCTGACATCATCATTGCCATCATCTACTTTGTCTCTTACTTCAGTGTGTGGTTTGGTCTGATCGTCCTCATCTGCATGGTGCTCTACCTCA CCTGCACCATCTTGATCACTGAGTGGAGGACCAAGTACAGGCGCGCCATGAACACCCAGGACAACGCCGCCAAGTCCAAGGCTGTCGACTCTCTGCTCAACTTTGAGACG GTGAAATATTACAATGCAGAGAACTATGAAGTGTGTTGCTTTGAGGAGGCTATTCTCAAATACCAG gagagtgaaTGGAAGACCAATGCTTCCCTTGCCCTGCTTAACCAGACCCAGAACCTGATCATTGGCTGTGGTCTTCTGGCAGGCTCCCTGCTCTGTGCCCACCTTGTATCCCAGAAGACCTTTCAG GTTGGAGACTACGTCCTCTTTGGAACCTACATCATTCAACTGTATACTCCGCTCAACTGGTTTGGGACCTATTACAG ACTGATCCAGAGTTCCTTTATTGACATGGAGAACATGTTTAAGCTCCtaacagaggagaaggag GTGAAGGACGATGTGGACGCCGCAGAGTTGGTGCTGACCTCCGGCCAGGTGGACTTCGACAGAGTGTGTTTCAGCTACTCTGAAGG AGCTAGCCTGTTCTCTGAAGCggtcttgtatgtgtgtgtcagcaggagTCTGATTCTCCATGACGTCTCCTTCACTGTTCTGCCTGGTCAGACTCTGGCTCTG gttgGCCAGTCAGGGTCGGGTAAAAGCACTATCCTTCGTCTGCTCTTTCGCTTCTACGACCTTCAGGCAGGAAGTATCCACATCGATGGTCAGGACATCTCTAAG GTGAGCCAGTCGTCTCTTCGCTCCTACATCGGTGTGGTTCCTCAGGACACGGTTCTCTTCAACGACACCATCGGCAACAACATACGCTACGGGCGCGTCACCgcaagcaaacaggaagtggaggacgCGGCCCTCGCCGCTGACATCCACGACAAGATCCTGACTCTGCCTGAGG GCTACGAGACTCAGGTAGGGGAGAGAGGTCTGAAGCTGAGCgggggggagaaacagagagtggcTATCGCCCGCACCATCCTCAAAGACCCCCGGATCATCCTACTGGACGAG GCCACCTCCGCCCTGGACACCCAGACGGAGCGCAACATCCAGGCCTCTCTAGCCACCGTGTGCTCCAACCGGACCACCATCGTGGTGGCTCACAG ATTGTCCACCATTGTTGGCTGTGACCAGATCCTGGTAGTGGATGAGGGCCGTattgcagagagagggag aCATGAGGAGCTGCTGGCCCAGGGAGGGTTGTATGCAGCCATGTGGCTGAAACAACAGAactcagagacagacacacaaactgaccAGAGATGA